GATCGAGCTCATCGCCGCACCGGGTATCGATGTCGGCATGATCTACATCTTCGCGCTGTCGAGCATCGCCGTATACGGCGTGATCCTCGGTGGCTGGGCCAGCAACAGCAAATACAGTCTCCTCGGCGGCTTGCGATCCAGCGCGCAGCTCATCGCCTATGAGCTTCCGATGGGGCTCTCGATCATCGGCGTCGTGCTGCTCTCCGGTTCGCTGCGGCTCGAAGACGTCATCGGCTCGCAAGCTTCGAGCGGCATGTGGAACGCGTTCGCACAGCCGCTGGGCTTCGTGATCTTCGTCGTCGCTTCGTTCGCCGAAGCGGCCCGATTGCCGTTCGATTTGCCGGAAGCCGAGCAAGAACTCGTCGGCGGCTACCATACCGAGTATTCCGGCATGCGGCTGATCGTGTACCTGATCGCCGAATTCCTGCACATGATCACCGCTTCGTTCTTGATCGTGATCTTGTTTCTCGGCGGCTGGCATCTCTGGGGCATCACAGGCAGCACGAACGAAGTCACTTGGTTCCAAGCGATCGCACGGATCGTCGTGTTGAACGTGAAGATCTTCGGCGTCATCGTGTTCTTCATGATGATCCGCTGGAGCTGGCCTCGCTTTCGCTTCGATCAGCTCATGTCGCTCGCCTGGAAGGTGATGCTGCCGCTTGGGCTCGTGAACTTGGTCGCCGTAGCTTGCTTCGTCGAATATGAAGCTCCGTTGAAAGCAAAGC
Above is a window of Planctomycetia bacterium DNA encoding:
- the nuoH gene encoding NADH-quinone oxidoreductase subunit NuoH encodes the protein MLAISIEALIKIALLMGGLMTAAAYFVLLERWIAAWVQDRKGPNRVGIPFTKIKLFGLGQPLADGLKFIFKEEHTPRHVDKILFTLAPISILSAALAVYACIPFGSVLPKGAIPGVDHQIELIAAPGIDVGMIYIFALSSIAVYGVILGGWASNSKYSLLGGLRSSAQLIAYELPMGLSIIGVVLLSGSLRLEDVIGSQASSGMWNAFAQPLGFVIFVVASFAEAARLPFDLPEAEQELVGGYHTEYSGMRLIVYLIAEFLHMITASFLIVILFLGGWHLWGITGSTNEVTWFQAIARIVVLNVKIFGVIVFFMMIRWSWPRFRFDQLMSLAWKVMLPLGLVNLVAVACFVEYEAPLKAKLGVLGLTAAMWGLSLLAWIAAGILAPLHTDNSARKDEFVLAAEDRNLGLRSHV